From Phaeodactylum tricornutum CCAP 1055/1 chromosome 23, whole genome shotgun sequence, one genomic window encodes:
- a CDS encoding predicted protein — SHEATLERDYLDQLQRPLQPLKDHLENVTYETFEKDPVKYARYQQALSLAYQDRANTPFCVVLVVGAGRGPLVTCALAAYEELDVSRRPQALRVFAVEKNPSAMVYLQAKAAHDQTWKQYGVSLVHIDLRQLAVELIGGTPGDIVVSELLGSFGCNELSPECLDALFTTTAVHDRTVSIPTRYISHLAPVSSAKLHSQARVQALYPNEDESGVLGLQTAMETPYVVRTHAASQTHREQDCWEFVHPSVSSGDKNRTAMVEFTPDAGYVLHGLLGTFTADLYYSARLDKLVQISTAPSNFSVGMFSWFPLYFPIANPLYVPANANVTAYVRRQWDVVTSRVWYEWSVTVHDQNGDVLGISPLHNINGRSYHVSM, encoded by the exons TCGCACGAAGCCACACTCGAACGTGATTACCTGGACCAGTTGCAACGACCGTTGCAGCCTCTCAAAGATCATTTGGAAAACGTTACTTACGAAACGTTCGAAAAAGATCCCGTCAAGTACGCTCGATACCAACAAGCCCTGAGTCTAGCGTACCAAGACCGTGCAAATACACCATTTTGTGTCGTTTTGGTAGTGGGCGCTGGCAGAGGACCTCTCGTGACCTGTGCTTTGGCGGCGTATGAGGAGTTGGACGTATCTCGTCGACCTCAAGCCCTGCGTGTCTTTGCAGTCGAAAAGAACCCCTCCGCTATGGTATACTTACAGGCCAAAGCGGCCCACGACCAAACGTGGAAACAATACGGCGTAAGCCTTGTTCATATTGATTTGCGTCAACTTGCAGTCGAATTGATTGGAGGGACTCCGGGGGATATTGTGGTGAGTGAATTGTTGGGTTCTTTTGGCTGCAACGAACTATCACCAGAATGCTTGGACGCTTTATTTACGACGACTGCAGTTCATGATCGTACTGTGAGTATTCCCACCCGTTACATCTCTCATTTGGCTCCCGTTTCGTCGGCGAAACTCCACTCTCAAGCGAGGGTGCAGGCCTTGTATccgaacgaagacgagaGTGGTGTGCTGGGTTTGCAGACTGCCATGGAAACGCCGTATGTGGTACGGACACACGCTGCGTCACAAACGCACCGCGAACAGGATTGTTGGGAATTTGTACATCCGTCTGTCAGTAGTGGGGACAAAAACCGTACAGCCATGGTGGAGTTCACGCCGGATGCT GGTTACGTCTTGCACGGCCTTTTGGGAACGTTTACGGCCGATTTGTATTATAGTGCTCGGCTGGACAAGTTGGTTCAGATCTCGACAGCTCCTTCCAATTTTTCGGTGGGTATGTTTTCTTGGTTCCCGCTATACTTCCCGATTGCGAACCCGTTGTATGTACCAGCAAACGCGAATGTGACGGCTTACGTTCGGCGGCAATGGGATGTGGTTACGTCTCGTGTGTGGTACGAATGGTCTGTGACCGTCCACGATCAGAATGGAGATGTGCTTGGGATTTCGCCGCT